In Rahnella variigena, one DNA window encodes the following:
- a CDS encoding GMC family oxidoreductase, giving the protein MSEQLSADVVVIGSGICGSLVAQRLAKQGISVIILESGPRIDRGTLTENFRNSPRKKDFMSPYPYSDWSPHPVYKPEDNDYLQQQGPYPFPAEYIRIMGGTTWHWAAQAWRVLPNDMKIKTLYGVGRDWPLSYDELEPFYYEAEVKMGVSGAPNNGSPRNQPFPMEPVAESWLQQRFRERLAPGGYDVIVNTTARNSRNYDGRPACCGNNNCMPICPIDAQYHGGIAAQAAEAAGAKLITSAVVYRLEHDEKGRIVAAHYYDPDKGEHKVTAKNFVLAANGIESPKLLLISASDKYPDGLANSSGTVGRHLMDHPSNSLTFETEEPLWAGRGPMSPASINSLRDGDFRKDYASFRIDIANSSQVQSVTQDLLAEGVYGISLDNEIRRRASHQTSLKNVMEQLPNYDNRIILSDKKDKLGIPKPAAIYHMDDYVHRGMARAVKEYTEIARLMGGTNLRFSKPGVYGNNQHITGTMSMGHDPKDSVVDAFGRTHDHENLFITSTGVMPTSATVNSTLTAVALALRTADHLAKTAL; this is encoded by the coding sequence ATGAGTGAACAACTTTCCGCTGACGTCGTCGTCATCGGCTCGGGGATCTGCGGCTCGCTGGTCGCACAGCGTCTGGCAAAACAGGGTATCTCCGTCATTATTCTCGAATCCGGCCCGCGTATTGATCGCGGTACGCTGACCGAAAATTTCCGTAATTCACCGCGCAAAAAAGACTTTATGTCGCCGTATCCGTACTCGGACTGGTCGCCGCATCCGGTGTATAAACCGGAAGATAATGATTATCTGCAACAGCAGGGGCCGTATCCGTTCCCGGCGGAATATATCCGCATTATGGGCGGCACCACCTGGCACTGGGCGGCGCAGGCGTGGCGCGTATTGCCAAACGATATGAAAATCAAAACGCTGTACGGCGTCGGGCGTGACTGGCCGTTATCGTATGACGAGCTGGAACCGTTTTATTACGAAGCCGAAGTTAAAATGGGCGTGTCCGGCGCACCCAATAACGGTTCACCGCGTAACCAGCCGTTCCCGATGGAACCGGTCGCTGAATCCTGGCTGCAACAGCGTTTTCGCGAGCGTCTGGCGCCGGGCGGTTATGACGTGATCGTGAACACCACCGCACGTAACAGCCGTAACTACGACGGACGTCCGGCCTGTTGTGGCAACAACAACTGCATGCCGATCTGCCCGATTGACGCGCAATATCACGGCGGTATCGCTGCGCAGGCCGCCGAAGCGGCGGGTGCAAAATTGATCACCAGCGCGGTGGTGTATCGCCTCGAGCATGACGAAAAGGGGCGTATTGTCGCCGCACATTATTACGATCCCGATAAAGGTGAGCATAAAGTTACGGCGAAAAACTTCGTTCTGGCTGCCAACGGCATCGAAAGCCCGAAACTGCTGCTGATTTCCGCCAGCGATAAATACCCGGACGGACTGGCAAACAGTTCCGGCACTGTCGGGCGTCACCTGATGGATCACCCAAGTAACTCGCTGACGTTTGAAACTGAAGAACCTCTGTGGGCGGGGCGCGGCCCAATGAGTCCGGCGTCCATCAACAGCCTGCGCGACGGTGATTTCCGCAAAGATTACGCCTCGTTCCGTATCGATATCGCCAACTCTTCACAAGTGCAGTCAGTGACGCAGGATTTGCTGGCGGAAGGCGTTTACGGCATCAGTCTGGATAACGAAATCCGTCGCCGTGCGTCGCACCAGACCAGCCTGAAAAACGTGATGGAACAGCTGCCAAACTACGATAACCGCATCATTCTCAGCGACAAAAAAGACAAACTGGGTATCCCTAAACCGGCAGCGATTTATCACATGGACGATTACGTGCATCGCGGTATGGCGCGAGCTGTGAAGGAATATACCGAGATCGCCAGACTGATGGGCGGCACCAATTTGCGTTTCAGTAAGCCGGGCGTTTACGGCAACAACCAGCACATTACCGGCACGATGAGCATGGGGCATGACCCGAAAGACTCCGTGGTGGATGCGTTCGGACGCACCCATGATCACGAAAATCTGTTCATCACCAGTACCGGCGTGATGCCGACGTCGGCCACGGTCAACTCCACGCTGACCGCCGTTGCACTGGCGTTACGTACCGCTGATCATCTTGCCAAAACTGCGCTATAG
- the qseG gene encoding two-component system QseEF-associated lipoprotein QseG, producing MSALSFITHITTRLVRTLLRSRAFLLSAPLALAGCVPHSADNRYFQQVSDQVVPDSKVIDFRIAPCETLWTLDDNDAVTNSLYWLRAMDCADRMSDAQARYQAQQIQATNWDQVFKQSILLSGADPDQQQRRALLAKVSAYRGQMPGQIRPLVQLWRERQNLQVVLGDEKARNARQLAVNEEKLQAMTEQQQVLEHNLADTRRKLENLTDIERQLSSRKQIQGDLPDNEATAPVKAASDNPVKPAETYTPPAKDSNVK from the coding sequence ATGAGCGCATTGTCTTTTATCACCCATATCACTACCCGTCTGGTGCGCACCTTACTGCGCAGCCGGGCGTTTTTACTCAGTGCGCCACTGGCGCTGGCGGGCTGTGTCCCGCATTCTGCCGACAACCGTTATTTCCAGCAGGTGTCTGATCAGGTCGTCCCTGACAGCAAAGTGATCGACTTTCGTATCGCTCCTTGTGAAACCCTCTGGACACTCGATGACAATGACGCCGTAACGAACTCACTGTACTGGTTACGGGCGATGGACTGCGCCGATCGTATGAGTGATGCGCAGGCGCGCTATCAGGCGCAGCAGATACAAGCGACGAACTGGGATCAGGTATTTAAACAAAGTATTCTGCTCTCCGGTGCGGATCCCGATCAGCAGCAGCGCCGTGCGTTACTGGCAAAAGTCAGCGCGTATCGTGGCCAGATGCCGGGACAAATTCGCCCGCTGGTACAGTTATGGCGAGAACGTCAGAATTTACAGGTCGTGCTGGGCGATGAAAAAGCCCGTAATGCCCGCCAGCTGGCAGTGAATGAAGAAAAACTTCAGGCGATGACTGAACAGCAGCAGGTTCTGGAACATAATCTCGCCGATACCCGCCGTAAGCTGGAAAACCTGACGGACATTGAGCGACAGCTCTCTTCGCGCAAACAGATCCAGGGCGATTTGCCGGATAATGAGGCGACTGCGCCTGTTAAAGCGGCTTCGGATAATCCGGTAAAACCGGCCGAGACTTACACGCCACCGGCTAAGGATTCGAACGTAAAATGA
- a CDS encoding c-type cytochrome — protein sequence MTLNRLSQKRLTGALLAFGLSLMAGTAYAALSPEQDALIKKGEYVAIAGDCVACHSTEGGKPFAGGLGLATPLGTIYSSNITPSKKDGIGNYTLEQFEHAVRDGVRGDGANLYPAMPYTSYAKISDDDMKALYAYFIQGVQPVDTPSTPTALPFPFNVRLSMAGWNLLFLEKGAFKADPSKSDQVNRGAYLGEALAHCSTCHTPRNALMAEQGDKALGGSSLGTWFAPNITSDAVSGTGNWSTDEIAAYLKTGHAPGKAQAAGPMAEAIDHSLSHLSDSDLQAIAVWLKQTTPVSQQGQARAADQFGSPANYVDTLRGVPRPADADKMTGWQVYDGYCASCHQPDGRGSKDGGLPSLINNTALGHLNSDNLVMAILHGVQRGAESKDVAMPAFDHLLSDTQVATLSNQLLQQFGNDQASVTPQRVKELRAGGKPSPLLELAHWGMGIAGLLVILLIALLFIRRRRRH from the coding sequence ATGACTCTGAATCGTTTATCTCAAAAACGTCTGACGGGCGCATTGCTGGCCTTTGGCCTGAGCCTGATGGCAGGCACGGCTTACGCCGCGCTATCGCCGGAACAGGATGCGCTGATAAAAAAAGGCGAATACGTCGCGATAGCCGGTGACTGCGTAGCCTGCCATTCCACCGAAGGCGGCAAACCGTTTGCCGGTGGCCTCGGGCTGGCAACGCCGCTGGGCACCATTTATTCGAGCAACATCACGCCATCTAAAAAAGACGGTATCGGCAATTACACGCTGGAGCAGTTTGAACACGCGGTGCGTGACGGTGTGCGCGGCGACGGTGCGAATCTGTATCCGGCGATGCCGTACACGTCTTATGCCAAAATCAGCGATGACGACATGAAAGCGCTGTACGCTTATTTTATACAGGGCGTGCAACCGGTGGATACCCCGTCAACGCCGACCGCACTGCCGTTCCCGTTCAACGTGCGTTTGTCGATGGCTGGCTGGAATCTGCTGTTCCTCGAGAAAGGCGCGTTTAAAGCCGATCCGTCGAAAAGCGATCAGGTTAACCGTGGCGCGTATCTTGGCGAAGCGCTGGCGCACTGCAGCACCTGCCATACGCCGCGTAATGCGCTGATGGCGGAGCAGGGCGATAAAGCGCTGGGCGGCAGCAGTCTGGGCACCTGGTTTGCTCCGAACATTACGTCGGACGCGGTCAGCGGAACAGGTAACTGGAGCACGGATGAAATCGCCGCTTACCTGAAAACCGGTCATGCGCCGGGCAAGGCGCAGGCGGCAGGGCCGATGGCAGAAGCGATCGACCACAGCCTCAGCCATCTGAGCGACAGTGATTTGCAGGCGATTGCCGTGTGGCTGAAACAAACCACGCCGGTCAGTCAGCAAGGGCAGGCGAGGGCTGCGGACCAGTTCGGCTCACCGGCGAATTATGTCGATACTTTGCGTGGCGTTCCGCGTCCTGCTGATGCTGACAAGATGACCGGCTGGCAGGTGTATGACGGCTATTGCGCCAGTTGCCATCAGCCGGACGGTCGTGGCAGCAAGGACGGCGGCTTACCGTCGCTCATCAACAACACTGCGCTGGGGCATCTGAACAGCGACAATCTGGTGATGGCGATTTTGCATGGCGTGCAGCGCGGCGCGGAAAGCAAAGATGTGGCGATGCCGGCGTTTGATCATTTGCTGTCAGATACGCAGGTGGCCACGCTGAGTAATCAGTTATTGCAGCAATTTGGTAACGATCAGGCGAGTGTGACGCCACAGCGGGTGAAAGAACTGCGCGCTGGCGGTAAACCTTCGCCGTTGCTGGAGCTGGCGCATTGGGGAATGGGCATTGCAGGACTGCTCGTTATCCTGCTGATTGCACTGCTGTTTATTCGTCGTCGCCGTCGTCATTAA
- the glnB gene encoding nitrogen regulatory protein P-II has product MKKIDAIIKPFKLDDVREALAEVGITGMTVTEVKGFGRQKGHTELYRGAEYMVDFLPKVKIEIVVADDIVDTCVETIMTTAQTGKIGDGKIFVFDVARVVRIRTGEQDEEAI; this is encoded by the coding sequence ATGAAAAAGATTGATGCGATTATCAAGCCATTCAAACTCGACGATGTCCGTGAAGCACTGGCAGAAGTTGGGATTACCGGGATGACCGTGACCGAAGTGAAAGGCTTTGGCCGTCAGAAAGGTCACACAGAACTGTACCGTGGTGCGGAATACATGGTCGATTTCCTGCCAAAAGTAAAAATCGAAATCGTAGTGGCGGATGACATCGTGGATACCTGCGTGGAAACCATTATGACCACTGCGCAGACCGGTAAAATCGGCGACGGTAAAATCTTCGTGTTCGATGTGGCGCGCGTAGTGCGTATCCGTACCGGCGAGCAGGACGAAGAAGCGATTTAA
- a CDS encoding sorbitol dehydrogenase family protein translates to MSQPEKPIRISRRVFLGGALAALSVPLMNKLLLSPVYAAPVAGLSQAKQDFTQLSLYLTGHDQLDPALSERYYQTMLQLYPDFTAQVQALQAFITASHIDAADLQKALDTQQPALAKLPRSILQAWYLGVVGDGKQAVCLAYENALMNVAVRDHLNPPSYAYGAYGTWAKQPV, encoded by the coding sequence ATGTCACAACCAGAAAAACCCATACGCATTTCCCGTCGCGTATTTTTAGGGGGCGCACTGGCGGCGCTTTCCGTTCCGCTGATGAACAAGCTTCTGCTTAGCCCGGTTTATGCCGCGCCGGTAGCGGGCTTGTCGCAGGCAAAACAGGACTTCACCCAACTCTCGCTGTATCTGACCGGTCATGACCAGCTGGATCCGGCCCTTTCTGAACGTTATTACCAGACTATGTTGCAGCTGTACCCGGACTTCACCGCGCAGGTTCAGGCGTTGCAGGCGTTTATCACGGCCAGTCACATTGATGCCGCTGACCTGCAAAAAGCGCTGGATACACAGCAGCCCGCGCTGGCGAAATTGCCGCGCAGCATCCTTCAGGCGTGGTATCTCGGCGTGGTCGGCGATGGCAAGCAGGCGGTTTGTCTGGCGTATGAAAACGCGCTGATGAATGTCGCGGTACGCGACCACCTCAATCCACCGAGCTATGCCTACGGCGCTTACGGTACCTGGGCAAAACAGCCTGTCTGA
- a CDS encoding sensor histidine kinase, translating to MNALKRGRLFPGSLRQLVLMAFLLVLLPLLVLAYQAYDSLDQLSRQAARINRTTLSDARRSESMSSIALEMERSYRQYCVLDDPTLSRLYQNQHKQYSQLLDAHASVLPDLRYYQTLRTLLTQLTQPTCQNNSPDKDASARLENFSRTNAEMVQATREVVFSRGQQLQRAIAERGQFFGWQALVLFLLSGALVLLFTRMIIGPVKGVERMINRLGEGRNLGDVTRFKGPREIRSLVQRIVWLSERLAWLESQRHEFLRHISHELKTPLASMREGTELLADEVAGPLTSDQKEVVAILNNSSRHLQTLIEQLLDYNRQLADVPTLSVAVDLKSLVDDVVTANSLPARAKKIRSEVKIDAPTCLAEPTLLRRVVDNLYSNAVHYGAESGTIWVRSRELHGRVIIEVANTGTPIPQAERAMIFEPFYQGSQQRKGAVKGSGLGLSIAQDCIRRMHGELQLVAVEDADVCFRIELPLTAEKK from the coding sequence ATGAATGCGTTGAAAAGAGGACGTTTATTCCCCGGTTCGCTACGTCAGCTGGTACTGATGGCTTTTCTGCTGGTGCTGCTGCCCTTGCTGGTGCTGGCCTATCAGGCGTACGACAGCCTTGATCAACTGAGCCGTCAGGCGGCGCGAATCAACCGGACTACGCTCAGTGACGCCCGCCGCAGCGAATCGATGTCCAGTATTGCGCTGGAAATGGAGCGCAGTTATCGACAGTATTGCGTTCTCGACGATCCGACGCTTTCCCGCCTTTATCAGAATCAGCACAAACAATATTCCCAGCTGCTGGATGCGCATGCCTCAGTGCTGCCGGATTTACGTTATTATCAGACACTCCGCACCTTGCTGACGCAGCTTACACAGCCGACCTGCCAGAATAACTCCCCGGATAAAGATGCTTCTGCGCGTCTTGAGAATTTCTCGCGCACTAATGCCGAAATGGTACAGGCGACGCGGGAAGTCGTATTCTCACGCGGACAACAACTTCAGCGCGCGATTGCCGAACGCGGTCAGTTCTTTGGCTGGCAGGCGCTGGTGCTTTTCCTGCTCAGTGGCGCGCTGGTGCTGTTGTTCACCCGCATGATAATCGGGCCGGTAAAAGGCGTCGAACGGATGATTAACCGGCTGGGGGAAGGGCGTAATCTGGGCGATGTGACGCGTTTTAAAGGGCCACGCGAAATCCGTTCTCTGGTGCAGCGCATCGTCTGGCTGAGCGAGCGCCTGGCATGGCTGGAATCGCAGCGTCACGAATTCCTGCGCCATATTTCCCACGAACTTAAAACCCCGCTCGCCAGCATGCGTGAAGGGACTGAACTGCTGGCGGATGAAGTCGCCGGTCCGCTGACGTCAGATCAAAAAGAAGTGGTGGCTATCCTCAACAACAGCAGCCGCCATTTGCAGACGCTTATCGAACAACTGCTTGATTACAATCGCCAACTGGCTGATGTGCCGACGCTCAGTGTGGCCGTTGATCTGAAATCGCTGGTTGATGATGTCGTGACGGCTAACAGCCTGCCGGCACGCGCCAAGAAGATCCGCAGTGAGGTCAAGATTGATGCGCCGACCTGTCTGGCTGAGCCGACGTTATTGCGGCGCGTGGTGGATAATCTCTATTCCAATGCGGTGCACTACGGGGCTGAATCCGGTACTATTTGGGTCCGCAGCCGGGAATTACACGGACGGGTTATTATCGAGGTGGCAAACACCGGAACCCCGATCCCGCAGGCCGAGCGCGCGATGATATTTGAACCTTTTTACCAGGGTAGCCAGCAACGAAAAGGGGCTGTGAAAGGCAGCGGTCTGGGGTTGAGTATCGCCCAGGACTGTATTCGCCGCATGCATGGAGAGCTGCAACTGGTTGCCGTTGAAGATGCGGACGTTTGTTTCCGTATTGAATTACCCCTGACGGCTGAGAAGAAATAA
- the glrR gene encoding two-component system response regulator GlrR has product MTLRKAASLLLVDDDPSLLKLLGMRLTSEGFRVTTAESGAEALRVLHRERIDLVLSDLRMDEMDGMALFAEIQKFQPGMPVIILTAHGSIPDAVAATQQGVFSFLTKPVDRDALYKAIDEALAQSSPSADESWRESIVTRSPIMLRLLEQANMVAQSDVSVLINGQSGTGKEVLAQAIHGASPRGKKAFIAINCGALPEQLLESELFGHAKGAFTGAVSSREGLFQAATGGTLFLDEIGDMPLSLQVKLLRVLQERKVRPLGSNQDVDVDVRIISATHRDLPKAMEKGEFREDLFYRLNVVGLKLPTLSERSEDIPLLANHLLRVAAQRHKPFVRSFSTDALKRLMAASWPGNVRQLVNVIEQCVALTSAPVISEALVQQALEGENTALPTFADARNQFELNYLRKLLQITKGNVTQAARIAGRNRTEFYKLLSRHELEATDFKE; this is encoded by the coding sequence ATGACGTTACGTAAAGCAGCCAGTTTATTGCTGGTCGATGACGATCCGAGCTTACTGAAGCTTTTGGGAATGCGTCTGACCAGTGAAGGTTTTCGTGTCACCACCGCCGAAAGCGGAGCAGAAGCGCTGCGAGTGCTGCACCGTGAACGTATCGATCTGGTGCTGAGTGATTTGCGTATGGATGAAATGGATGGCATGGCGCTGTTCGCTGAAATCCAGAAATTCCAGCCCGGAATGCCGGTGATTATTCTGACTGCGCACGGTTCCATTCCTGATGCGGTGGCCGCGACTCAACAGGGTGTGTTTAGTTTTCTCACCAAGCCGGTCGATCGCGATGCGCTGTATAAGGCCATTGATGAAGCGCTGGCACAGTCCAGCCCGTCGGCCGATGAAAGCTGGCGCGAATCGATTGTTACCCGCAGCCCGATCATGCTGCGGTTGCTTGAACAGGCCAATATGGTCGCGCAGTCTGACGTCAGCGTACTGATTAACGGGCAGAGCGGCACCGGTAAAGAAGTGCTGGCGCAGGCCATTCACGGGGCGAGCCCGCGTGGCAAGAAAGCCTTTATTGCTATTAACTGCGGTGCGTTGCCGGAACAGTTACTGGAATCCGAATTATTTGGTCATGCTAAAGGCGCGTTTACCGGCGCGGTAAGCAGCCGCGAAGGGTTGTTTCAGGCTGCGACCGGCGGCACGTTGTTCCTCGATGAAATCGGCGATATGCCGTTGTCGTTGCAGGTGAAATTGCTGCGCGTGTTACAGGAGCGCAAAGTGCGTCCGCTGGGCAGCAATCAGGATGTGGATGTTGATGTGCGTATTATTTCTGCGACACACCGTGATTTGCCGAAAGCGATGGAGAAGGGCGAGTTCCGCGAAGATCTGTTCTATCGTCTTAACGTTGTCGGCCTGAAACTGCCGACCCTGAGCGAACGCTCTGAAGATATTCCGCTGCTGGCTAATCACCTGCTGCGCGTGGCGGCGCAGCGGCATAAACCGTTCGTTCGCAGCTTTTCAACCGATGCCCTTAAACGTCTGATGGCCGCCAGCTGGCCGGGCAATGTGCGCCAGTTAGTGAACGTGATCGAGCAATGCGTGGCGCTGACGTCTGCACCGGTGATCAGCGAAGCCCTGGTTCAGCAGGCGCTGGAAGGTGAAAACACCGCGCTGCCGACATTTGCCGATGCGCGTAATCAGTTCGAATTGAATTATCTGCGTAAATTGCTGCAAATTACCAAAGGCAACGTCACGCAGGCGGCACGTATCGCCGGGCGTAACCGCACTGAGTTTTACAAATTGCTGTCACGCCATGAGCTGGAAGCGACCGATTTTAAAGAGTAA